One Paraburkholderia phytofirmans OLGA172 genomic window carries:
- the lpdA gene encoding dihydrolipoyl dehydrogenase, whose protein sequence is MSKEFDVVVIGAGPGGYIAAIRAAQLGKTVACIEKWKNPAGALKLGGTCLNVGCIPSKALLASSEEFENASHHLADHGISVSDVKVDIAKMLARKEGIVEKMTKGIEFLFRKNKITWLKGHGKFTGKTDAGVQIEVSGEGETEVVTAKNVIIATGSKARHLPTVPVDNKIVADNEGALTFDSVPKKLAVIGAGVIGLELGSVWRRLGSDVTVLEALPEFLGAADQALAKEAAKQFKKQGLDIHVGVKVGEVKTTDNSVTINYTDKDGNAQTLEADRLIVSIGRVPNTENLGLEAIGLKANERGFIDVDDHCATAVPNVYAIGDVVRGPMLAHKAEDEGVMVAEIIDGQKPHIDYNCVPWVIYTEPEIAWVGKTEQQLKAEGREVKTGQFPFMANGRALGINKADGFVKMIADAKTDELLGVHIISANASDLIAEAVVAMEFKAASEDIGRICHPHPSLSEVMREAALAVDKRALNM, encoded by the coding sequence ATGTCCAAAGAATTTGACGTCGTCGTGATCGGCGCAGGCCCCGGCGGCTACATCGCCGCAATCCGCGCAGCGCAACTCGGCAAGACCGTCGCATGTATCGAAAAGTGGAAGAACCCGGCCGGCGCGCTGAAGCTCGGCGGCACCTGCCTGAACGTGGGTTGCATTCCGTCGAAGGCGCTGCTCGCGTCGTCGGAAGAATTTGAAAACGCGTCGCACCACCTCGCTGATCACGGCATCTCCGTGTCGGACGTGAAGGTCGATATCGCGAAGATGCTGGCCCGCAAGGAAGGCATCGTCGAGAAGATGACCAAGGGTATCGAATTCCTGTTCCGCAAGAACAAGATCACGTGGCTCAAGGGCCATGGCAAGTTCACCGGCAAGACGGACGCCGGCGTGCAGATCGAAGTCAGCGGCGAAGGCGAGACTGAAGTCGTGACGGCGAAGAACGTCATCATCGCCACGGGTTCGAAGGCGCGCCATCTGCCGACCGTTCCGGTCGACAACAAGATCGTCGCCGACAACGAAGGCGCACTGACATTCGACTCCGTGCCGAAGAAGCTCGCCGTGATCGGCGCCGGCGTGATCGGTCTGGAACTCGGCTCGGTATGGCGCCGTCTGGGTTCGGACGTGACCGTGCTCGAAGCGCTGCCGGAATTCCTCGGCGCGGCTGACCAGGCGCTGGCTAAGGAAGCCGCCAAGCAATTCAAGAAGCAAGGTCTGGACATTCACGTCGGTGTGAAAGTCGGCGAAGTGAAGACGACCGACAACAGCGTCACGATCAATTACACGGACAAGGACGGCAACGCGCAAACGCTCGAAGCCGACCGCCTGATCGTGTCGATCGGCCGCGTGCCGAACACCGAGAACCTCGGTCTCGAAGCCATCGGCCTGAAGGCGAACGAGCGCGGCTTCATCGACGTCGACGACCACTGCGCAACGGCTGTGCCGAACGTGTACGCGATCGGCGACGTAGTGCGTGGCCCGATGCTCGCGCACAAGGCTGAAGACGAAGGCGTGATGGTTGCAGAAATCATCGACGGCCAGAAGCCGCATATCGACTACAACTGCGTTCCGTGGGTGATCTACACCGAACCGGAAATCGCATGGGTCGGCAAGACCGAGCAGCAACTGAAGGCTGAAGGCCGCGAGGTCAAGACGGGCCAGTTCCCGTTCATGGCGAACGGCCGCGCGCTGGGCATCAACAAGGCGGATGGTTTCGTCAAGATGATCGCCGACGCGAAGACCGACGAGCTGCTGGGCGTGCACATCATCTCGGCGAACGCATCGGATCTGATCGCGGAAGCCGTGGTGGCGATGGAATTCAAGGCGGCGTCGGAAGACATCGGCCGCATTTGCCATCCGCACCCGTCGCTCTCGGAAGTCATGCGCGAAGCGGCTCTCGCCGTGGACAAGCGCGCGCTGAACATGTAA
- the zapE gene encoding cell division protein ZapE, producing the protein MNVTEYYEKELQTRGYQSDPAQLAAVDRLQRCYEEWVEYKSRRSNAFKKLLIHPDLPRGVYMWGGVGRGKSFLMDSFYMIVPVQRKTRLHFHEFMREVHRELEELKGTADPLDELARRIAKRYRLICFDEFHVSDIADAMILYRLLDKLFENGVQFVMTSNYDPDTLYPDGLHRDRMLPAIELIKAKLDVINVDAGTDYRKRTLAQVEVYHTPLGAAADKALRDAFSRLAAVPDESPILHIEKRELKALRRADGVVWFDFATLCGGPRSQNDYLELASRFHAVILSGVPQMSARMASEARRFTWLIDVFYDHKVKLLMSAAVPSDQLYVDGPMANEFTRTVSRIVEMQSKEYLDAPRRIVDTSLT; encoded by the coding sequence ATGAACGTCACCGAATACTACGAAAAAGAACTGCAGACGCGGGGTTATCAATCGGACCCGGCGCAACTCGCGGCGGTCGACCGCCTGCAGCGGTGCTATGAAGAGTGGGTCGAGTACAAGTCGCGCCGCTCGAACGCGTTCAAGAAGCTGCTTATCCATCCGGACCTGCCGCGCGGTGTGTACATGTGGGGCGGCGTAGGGCGGGGCAAGAGCTTCCTGATGGACAGCTTCTACATGATCGTGCCGGTGCAGCGCAAAACGCGGCTGCATTTCCACGAGTTCATGCGCGAGGTGCATCGCGAACTGGAAGAGCTGAAAGGCACAGCCGATCCGCTCGACGAACTCGCGCGCCGTATCGCCAAGCGCTACCGGCTGATCTGTTTCGACGAATTCCACGTCTCGGATATCGCCGACGCGATGATTCTCTACCGTCTGCTCGACAAGCTGTTCGAGAACGGCGTGCAATTCGTGATGACGTCCAACTACGATCCGGACACCTTGTATCCAGACGGTCTGCATCGCGACCGCATGCTGCCGGCAATCGAATTGATCAAGGCGAAGCTCGACGTGATCAATGTCGACGCGGGTACCGACTACCGCAAGCGCACACTGGCCCAGGTGGAGGTGTATCACACACCGCTCGGCGCGGCTGCGGACAAAGCGTTGCGCGACGCATTCTCGCGCCTTGCAGCGGTTCCCGATGAGAGCCCGATCCTGCACATCGAAAAGCGGGAGCTGAAGGCGCTACGGCGCGCCGACGGCGTCGTGTGGTTCGATTTCGCGACATTGTGCGGCGGTCCGCGCTCGCAGAACGACTACCTGGAACTGGCGAGCCGTTTTCACGCGGTGATCCTGTCCGGCGTGCCCCAGATGTCGGCGCGCATGGCCTCGGAGGCACGCCGCTTCACCTGGCTGATCGACGTGTTCTACGACCACAAGGTCAAGCTGCTGATGTCGGCAGCGGTGCCGTCCGATCAGCTGTACGTCGACGGTCCGATGGCCAACGAATTCACCCGCACGGTGTCGCGCATCGTTGAAATGCAATCGAAAGAATATCTCGACGCACCGCGCCGGATCGTCGATACGTCGCTGACTTAA
- a CDS encoding transposase — MNPYRDINDEEWQRVAPLLPELRPRSELRGRPLANTRSVLNGVLWVMYSGATWSAMPRKYPSYQTCHRRFKAWYESGVLKRVMDQLFGAASEELCNLMEARMRTHVSAEQKSVDAEKVPATAPTAYSPASVTPLPSSPFAYASPFKHAA; from the coding sequence ATGAATCCCTACCGTGATATCAATGATGAAGAATGGCAACGTGTTGCACCGTTGCTCCCTGAGCTGCGTCCGCGCTCCGAACTGCGTGGCCGGCCGCTTGCCAACACGCGCTCGGTGCTCAACGGCGTGCTGTGGGTGATGTATAGCGGCGCGACCTGGTCCGCCATGCCGCGCAAATATCCCTCGTATCAAACCTGCCATCGCCGCTTCAAGGCATGGTACGAATCCGGCGTGCTCAAGCGCGTCATGGACCAGTTGTTCGGTGCGGCAAGCGAAGAACTCTGTAACCTGATGGAAGCACGCATGCGTACGCATGTGAGCGCTGAACAGAAGAGCGTTGACGCGGAAAAGGTTCCGGCCACGGCGCCCACGGCGTATAGCCCGGCATCGGTCACGCCGTTACCGTCTTCGCCGTTCGCGTATGCGTCGCCCTTCAAGCACGCTGCATGA
- a CDS encoding DUF2147 domain-containing protein: MMQFTQRARTIALRTAKHAALAGVLLVSAVTAMAQTDSPIGTWQTIDDHTGQPKALVQISQDSSGSLSGKVIKGLNANDQPDRRCTECTDARKDQLILGMTIVSDMKKDGEGWDHGQILDPENGKVYKCKMHLEDGGNKLVVRGYIGVSLLGRSQTWIRQQ; the protein is encoded by the coding sequence ATGATGCAATTCACTCAACGCGCACGCACAATCGCACTTCGCACAGCCAAACATGCCGCCCTCGCGGGCGTGCTGCTCGTCAGCGCCGTCACGGCAATGGCGCAAACCGATTCCCCGATCGGCACGTGGCAAACCATCGACGATCACACCGGCCAGCCCAAAGCACTCGTGCAGATTTCACAGGACAGCAGCGGCTCGTTGAGCGGCAAGGTGATCAAGGGGCTCAATGCGAACGATCAGCCGGATCGCCGCTGCACTGAATGTACGGACGCGCGCAAGGACCAGCTGATTCTCGGTATGACGATCGTCAGCGATATGAAAAAAGACGGCGAAGGCTGGGACCACGGGCAGATTCTCGACCCGGAAAACGGCAAGGTCTACAAGTGCAAGATGCACCTGGAAGATGGTGGGAACAAGCTGGTGGTGCGTGGCTATATTGGCGTTTCGCTGCTGGGCCGCTCGCAAACCTGGATTCGTCAGCAATAG
- a CDS encoding ShlB/FhaC/HecB family hemolysin secretion/activation protein gives MKLGYVSKWTLLLAAIAASAMQVEAQAQSRPAGPAVGGNPLDSLPQIKAPDKGPNVTLQVAPQAPQLQELLARHLTPSKIQVEGVKSIPFDEVAQRFTPLVGKDTTIGDLIQVADGVTKLYQERGYALSFAFIPAQTFEGGVVRVTVVEGYVSVVKVTGKPGMVEDKIRSIADHIVADRPLKRATFERYINVLGLLPGVKVAANVAPPQNTDGATTLELNVERKPFDVSAGIDFNHPGVQGLLTATENGLTALGEQLSVSALLPKGRDNVTYLAAHAAVPVGSDGLTGKIDASHYRGNPVDNPGLPSYIERTVINDKVGGSLAYPILLNNKQSVIGTASAYASHDEDRYNNQQTGAQIGLRSQVRVMQLQADYASAETGQVRRASISVAKAFDILGASKSGDSNVPGTTVANPASINFVRTGASFSQTNEWPLKIGTAISLTGQYSAVSLPTSEQISFGAQRFALGYEPGEASGDSGWGATFEVNRAFTPGFTYLRTFTPYVSFDMARVYLHAGTPSPSKLSSIAFGFRISDSKYYSLDLSVAKPIGDAPVESASRSPRINATYSYQLN, from the coding sequence ATGAAACTCGGGTACGTTAGCAAATGGACCCTCCTGCTCGCTGCAATTGCGGCAAGCGCGATGCAGGTAGAAGCACAAGCGCAGTCACGCCCGGCCGGCCCGGCAGTCGGCGGTAATCCACTCGATTCGCTGCCGCAGATCAAGGCGCCCGACAAAGGCCCGAACGTGACCCTGCAGGTCGCGCCGCAAGCCCCCCAACTTCAGGAACTGCTCGCCCGCCATCTGACGCCTTCAAAGATTCAGGTCGAGGGCGTGAAGTCCATTCCGTTCGATGAAGTCGCGCAACGCTTCACACCCCTCGTCGGCAAAGACACCACCATCGGCGATCTGATTCAGGTCGCCGACGGCGTGACGAAGCTGTATCAGGAGCGCGGCTATGCGCTCTCGTTCGCGTTCATTCCCGCGCAAACTTTCGAAGGCGGTGTGGTGCGAGTGACCGTAGTGGAAGGCTACGTGTCCGTGGTCAAGGTGACGGGCAAGCCGGGCATGGTCGAAGACAAGATCCGCTCGATCGCCGACCACATCGTCGCCGACCGGCCGCTCAAGCGCGCCACCTTCGAGCGTTACATCAACGTGCTGGGGCTGTTGCCCGGCGTCAAAGTCGCGGCCAACGTGGCGCCACCGCAAAACACCGACGGCGCCACCACGCTCGAATTGAACGTAGAGCGCAAACCGTTCGACGTCAGCGCGGGTATCGACTTCAATCACCCCGGCGTGCAAGGCCTGCTCACCGCCACCGAGAACGGCCTGACCGCGCTCGGCGAACAACTGAGCGTGTCCGCCTTGCTGCCGAAGGGCCGCGACAACGTCACCTATCTTGCCGCGCACGCCGCGGTACCGGTCGGCAGCGATGGACTGACCGGGAAGATCGACGCGTCGCACTATCGCGGCAATCCGGTCGACAATCCCGGCCTGCCCTCTTACATCGAGCGCACGGTCATCAACGACAAGGTCGGCGGCTCGCTGGCCTATCCGATCCTGTTGAACAACAAGCAAAGCGTGATCGGCACCGCCTCGGCCTATGCCTCGCATGACGAGGACCGCTACAACAATCAGCAGACCGGTGCACAGATCGGCTTGCGCTCGCAGGTGCGGGTGATGCAACTGCAGGCCGACTACGCCAGCGCGGAAACCGGCCAGGTGCGCCGCGCGAGTATCTCGGTGGCGAAGGCATTCGATATCCTTGGCGCATCGAAATCCGGCGACTCGAACGTTCCCGGCACGACCGTCGCGAATCCGGCGTCGATCAACTTCGTGCGGACCGGCGCAAGCTTTTCGCAAACCAATGAGTGGCCGCTGAAGATCGGCACCGCGATTTCGTTGACCGGCCAATACAGCGCCGTCTCGCTGCCGACGTCGGAACAGATCTCGTTCGGCGCACAGCGTTTTGCGCTGGGGTATGAGCCAGGAGAGGCATCGGGCGATTCGGGCTGGGGCGCCACGTTCGAAGTCAACCGGGCGTTCACGCCGGGCTTCACCTATCTGCGCACCTTCACCCCCTACGTCTCGTTCGACATGGCTCGCGTCTATCTGCATGCGGGAACGCCCTCGCCGTCGAAGCTGTCGTCGATTGCATTCGGCTTCCGGATCTCCGACTCGAAGTATTACAGCCTGGATTTGTCGGTGGCCAAGCCGATCGGCGACGCGCCGGTGGAAAGCGCGTCGCGCAGCCCCCGCATCAACGCGACGTACTCGTATCAGCTGAACTGA
- a CDS encoding collagen-like triple helix repeat-containing protein, translating to MSTQRFFNLYAACATVSSLRAPLIAVAAAGLLAACGGNGVTAPPSVSGSGSAGGGGSTSGGPPTTATSGTSGLATAAAQTTGDLGNTIASQTIPGLSPQVTQGLGNAVSSTSSTLGALSNAIGDGVGQTGTTSNPVGTTVAGLGSVVSSTSGVVQGLSTAVGGLGTGNLAPLSPLTTPLATVLSTTAGALNAGGATLGNSLASAPVQQITQPISTAITPITQTAGLVTQTVGTQTGLGAPVGGVLAQIGGALSSAGSQVGGATNNPVGADLGTLVSSLGNTVTNAGGLVNPNGPNGANPIPGLLTSLVGSPNTAVVNGAPANGSPTGPLQNSLASLGLGNNPLGSLSTLLGGTPLSGLTSALSGTPLGSLTSATGGSPLGSLTSALGGTPLGSLTSALGGSGSASSPLSTVTGALSGVTSSASGSSGGGPLAPVTALVGQLTGTLSSAAGSTSSSSSPAGGLTTLLGGLVPVSHK from the coding sequence ATGTCCACCCAACGTTTTTTTAATCTCTATGCGGCGTGCGCGACCGTGTCGTCGTTGCGCGCACCGTTGATCGCCGTAGCGGCCGCCGGTTTGCTCGCGGCATGTGGCGGCAATGGCGTCACTGCGCCGCCGAGCGTATCTGGCAGCGGTAGCGCCGGCGGCGGGGGTTCGACCAGCGGCGGGCCGCCCACCACGGCGACGTCGGGGACCAGCGGCCTCGCCACCGCCGCCGCGCAGACCACCGGCGACCTCGGCAACACGATCGCCTCGCAGACCATCCCGGGCCTCAGCCCGCAAGTCACGCAAGGTCTCGGCAACGCGGTGTCGAGTACGAGCAGCACACTGGGCGCGCTCTCCAACGCGATAGGCGACGGCGTCGGGCAAACCGGCACGACCTCCAATCCGGTCGGCACCACGGTCGCCGGACTCGGCTCGGTGGTCAGCTCGACGAGCGGCGTCGTGCAAGGTCTGAGCACCGCGGTCGGCGGCCTCGGCACCGGCAATCTCGCGCCGCTATCGCCGCTCACCACGCCGCTTGCAACGGTCCTCTCCACGACCGCCGGCGCACTGAACGCCGGTGGCGCAACGCTCGGCAATTCGCTAGCTTCCGCGCCGGTGCAACAGATCACCCAGCCGATCAGCACCGCCATCACGCCGATCACGCAGACCGCCGGACTCGTGACGCAGACGGTCGGCACGCAGACCGGCCTCGGCGCGCCAGTCGGCGGCGTGCTCGCGCAAATCGGCGGAGCGTTGAGCTCGGCCGGCTCGCAAGTCGGCGGGGCAACGAATAATCCGGTCGGCGCCGATCTCGGCACACTGGTCAGCTCGCTCGGCAACACGGTGACGAACGCCGGCGGCCTCGTCAATCCGAACGGCCCGAATGGCGCGAATCCGATTCCCGGCTTGCTTACGAGCCTCGTCGGCAGCCCGAACACGGCCGTCGTCAATGGAGCGCCTGCTAACGGCAGCCCGACCGGCCCGCTGCAAAACTCGCTCGCGAGTCTCGGGCTCGGCAACAACCCGCTCGGCTCGCTGTCGACGCTGCTCGGCGGCACACCGCTGTCAGGCCTGACCTCGGCGCTGAGCGGCACGCCCCTGGGTTCGCTGACTTCGGCTACGGGCGGCTCGCCGCTGGGTTCGCTGACCTCGGCGCTGGGCGGCACGCCCTTGGGTTCGCTGACTTCGGCGCTGGGCGGCTCGGGTAGCGCATCGAGTCCGCTGTCGACGGTGACCGGCGCGCTCTCCGGTGTCACCAGCAGCGCCTCGGGCAGCAGCGGCGGCGGTCCGCTCGCCCCCGTCACCGCCCTCGTCGGCCAGCTGACCGGCACGCTCAGCTCGGCAGCCGGATCGACGAGCAGCTCGAGCAGTCCGGCGGGCGGCTTGACGACACTGCTCGGTGGTCTGGTGCCGGTGAGCCATAAGTAG
- a CDS encoding collagen-like triple helix repeat-containing protein: protein MKIQTANTIRRTTLIAASVAAMLSLGACGGSGALSSGTGSSGSGSVGSALSTTGSGSMGSGGSGISTGSEGGSGTDTGTGTGTGTGTSAVANALGTTIGNTSGVVSDAGSTVSSIGTVIGSQTLPGVSSQTTQAAGGIVQQAGSAVSTLGNGVAQGLGQLGTGGDAIGTTVSSLGGVVGHAGGAVTDAGNLVTSLGSGPLAPLAAITTPLGGAVNTLGGAVTNGGSTLTTALSTGPVQQVTQTLSTAITPITSMVAATTQTVGTTTGLGAPLNGLLSTLGGGLGKAGTLIGATGGNPITAALGHTVADTGTTAASVGGLLTGGTGGNPLAPLTSALGGLTGGASSGPLAPLTGVTGGLGGASSGGSPLAPVTGLLSSVTSGLNSTAGSSSPLAPVAGLVSSVTGALGGVTTTAAATPATTTTTASTSSGPGLSLSSTSGKGTGSSPLAPVTSILGGLLGGLSKK, encoded by the coding sequence ATGAAAATTCAAACGGCCAACACCATACGACGAACAACGCTGATTGCGGCCAGCGTGGCAGCGATGCTTTCTCTTGGTGCTTGCGGAGGCTCCGGAGCCCTGAGTTCCGGCACCGGCAGCAGCGGTAGCGGCTCCGTCGGCAGCGCACTTTCCACCACCGGCAGCGGTTCGATGGGCTCGGGCGGTTCCGGCATCAGCACCGGTTCGGAAGGCGGCTCCGGTACGGATACTGGAACAGGAACGGGAACAGGAACAGGCACGAGCGCAGTCGCGAATGCGCTCGGCACAACAATCGGCAACACCAGCGGTGTGGTCAGCGATGCCGGTTCGACGGTCTCGAGCATCGGTACCGTGATCGGCTCGCAAACGCTGCCGGGCGTCAGCTCGCAAACCACCCAGGCCGCCGGCGGCATCGTGCAGCAAGCCGGCTCGGCGGTCTCGACGCTCGGCAACGGCGTAGCGCAAGGACTCGGCCAACTCGGTACCGGCGGCGACGCGATCGGCACGACGGTCTCGAGCCTCGGCGGCGTGGTCGGTCATGCCGGCGGCGCCGTGACGGATGCAGGCAACCTTGTGACGAGTCTCGGCAGCGGCCCGCTCGCGCCGTTGGCGGCCATCACCACACCACTCGGCGGCGCCGTCAATACGCTCGGCGGCGCAGTGACCAACGGCGGCAGCACGCTCACCACTGCGCTCTCGACGGGTCCGGTGCAGCAAGTCACGCAAACGCTCAGCACCGCTATCACGCCGATTACGTCGATGGTCGCAGCGACCACGCAGACGGTCGGCACCACCACGGGCCTCGGCGCACCGTTGAACGGCCTGCTCTCGACCCTTGGCGGCGGCCTGGGCAAGGCCGGCACGCTGATCGGTGCAACCGGCGGCAATCCGATCACGGCCGCACTTGGTCATACGGTCGCGGATACGGGCACCACGGCCGCATCGGTAGGCGGCCTGCTCACCGGCGGCACCGGCGGCAATCCGCTGGCCCCGCTCACCAGCGCACTTGGCGGCTTGACCGGCGGCGCCAGCAGTGGCCCGCTCGCTCCGCTCACCGGCGTAACAGGTGGCCTCGGCGGCGCATCGAGCGGCGGCAGCCCGTTGGCGCCTGTCACCGGCCTGCTTTCGAGCGTGACCAGCGGCCTGAACAGCACGGCCGGCAGCAGCAGCCCGCTCGCCCCAGTCGCCGGCTTGGTGTCGAGTGTTACCGGCGCGCTCGGCGGCGTCACGACCACGGCGGCCGCCACGCCAGCCACGACGACCACCACCGCCTCGACCAGCTCGGGCCCTGGCCTGTCGCTGTCGAGCACCAGCGGCAAGGGAACGGGCAGCAGCCCGCTCGCGCCCGTGACGTCGATCCTCGGCGGCCTGCTCGGCGGTCTGTCGAAGAAGTAA
- a CDS encoding Flp family type IVb pilin, with protein sequence MKKFTKRFLSDNKGVTAIEYGLIAGLVVLVIVASVTSIGTNLKDALGNVAAAIPTSAPGA encoded by the coding sequence ATGAAAAAGTTCACCAAACGCTTCCTGAGCGATAACAAGGGCGTGACGGCCATCGAGTATGGTTTGATCGCGGGGTTAGTAGTACTCGTCATCGTTGCGTCGGTGACGTCGATTGGGACGAATCTCAAAGACGCGCTTGGCAACGTTGCGGCCGCGATCCCGACTAGCGCCCCAGGCGCCTAA
- a CDS encoding A24 family peptidase → MSVFVGILLFIAWAALVAISDCARRHISNSVVVAGLAAAFGCAFLQCGPFGVSATQASVGALIGLVVLLPFFALGVMGAADVKVFAVLGAWCGMHALLGLWMAASLAAGVHALWLLITTRTRLAGLVRSHGATFELAGKSSTPYGACLTVAASAWLVLQGLAGGLR, encoded by the coding sequence ATGAGTGTCTTCGTTGGTATTTTATTATTTATCGCCTGGGCTGCACTGGTCGCTATTAGTGACTGCGCCCGCCGGCATATTTCCAATTCAGTTGTCGTCGCTGGTTTGGCGGCGGCATTCGGCTGCGCATTTCTGCAATGCGGGCCTTTCGGCGTTTCGGCGACCCAGGCGAGCGTTGGCGCGTTGATTGGTCTCGTCGTGCTGTTGCCGTTTTTCGCGCTCGGCGTAATGGGGGCTGCGGACGTCAAGGTGTTCGCCGTGCTGGGCGCGTGGTGCGGCATGCACGCTTTGCTCGGCCTATGGATGGCGGCTAGTCTCGCCGCGGGTGTCCATGCGCTCTGGCTGTTGATTACGACGCGCACGCGGCTCGCTGGTTTGGTCCGTTCCCACGGCGCGACTTTCGAACTGGCTGGCAAAAGCTCTACGCCTTACGGCGCATGTCTTACGGTGGCCGCAAGTGCATGGCTCGTGTTGCAAGGACTGGCTGGGGGGCTGCGATGA